The Thermoanaerobaculia bacterium genome includes a window with the following:
- a CDS encoding class I SAM-dependent methyltransferase, whose protein sequence is MRDVPFTRSLPMRLLRRRAAMKADWDERARRDALFYIFRDASGSPEAFEESGRRDLDLHVLRGIPLPADAVAVEIGCGVGRLARAIAPRAAKVYAGDVSEEMLDRAREFCRGRENIEFLRFDGALAGVPSGCADLVYSHLVFQHVPGLRLIRPYFREAARVLKPGGVFRANVDGRHRQWYRRFAADSWSGVVFSERRLRRELDAAGLRVEAVEGSGTQYLWATARKA, encoded by the coding sequence GTGCGCGACGTCCCCTTCACCCGCTCCCTGCCGATGCGCCTGCTTCGCCGCCGGGCCGCGATGAAGGCGGATTGGGACGAGCGGGCGCGACGGGACGCCCTCTTCTACATCTTCCGGGACGCCTCGGGGTCGCCGGAAGCCTTCGAGGAATCGGGCCGGCGCGACCTCGATCTCCACGTGCTCCGGGGAATCCCCCTTCCGGCGGACGCGGTCGCCGTCGAGATCGGGTGCGGCGTCGGACGCCTGGCGCGCGCGATCGCTCCGCGCGCCGCGAAGGTGTATGCCGGAGACGTGTCGGAGGAGATGCTCGACCGCGCGCGAGAGTTCTGCCGCGGCCGCGAAAACATCGAATTCCTCCGCTTCGACGGGGCGCTCGCGGGCGTGCCGTCGGGGTGCGCCGACCTCGTCTACTCGCATCTCGTCTTCCAGCACGTCCCGGGCCTCCGTCTCATCCGGCCGTACTTCCGCGAGGCCGCTCGCGTCCTCAAACCCGGCGGCGTCTTCCGGGCGAACGTGGACGGCCGCCACCGGCAGTGGTATCGGCGTTTCGCCGCGGACTCCTGGTCGGGGGTCGTCTTCTCGGAACGCCGGCTCCGCCGGGAGCTCGACGCCGCCGGTCTTCGGGTCGAGGCCGTCGAGGGATCCGGCACGCAGTACCTCTGGGCGACCGCACGGAAGGCGTGA